The Candidatus Tanganyikabacteria bacterium sequence GGGGGGCGGCACCCCCCCGAGGAGGCTCTGATGTTCAAGCGCTTCGAGGGCCGGACCGTGCTGGTCACCGGCGGGTCGACGGGCATCGGCCGCGGCATCGCCCTGCGGGCGGCTGCCGAGGGGGCCGCCGTCATCGTGAACTTCGCCCATGGCGATGCCTTGGCGGCCGAAACTCTCGCGCTGATCGCGGATCGGGGCGGGTCGGCCATCGCCCACAAGGCCGACGTCTCGAACCGGGCCGCCGTGCAGGACATGATCGACCGCATCGCCGTCGCCTACGGCCGACTCGACGTCCTGATCACCAGCCACGGCATCGTGCGCCGCGGAAAGCTGGCCGAGATCAGCGACGCGATGTGGGACGACGTGCTGGACTTGAATCTCAAGGGGACCTTTCTGGCCTGCCAGGCCGCTGCCGAGGTCATGCTCCGCCGCGGGCAGGGCAGCATCGTCAACATATCGAGCATGCGCGGCATCGAAGGGTCCGCCACGTCATGCCACTACGCGGCCGCCAAGGCCGGCGTCATCGCCCTGACCAAGTCACTGGCGCGCGAACTTGCGCCCGTGATCCGCGTCAACTCGGTCGCGCCGGGCTACGTGGACACGCGCATCCAGGCCGAACTCACCCCGCAGCAGCGC is a genomic window containing:
- a CDS encoding 3-oxoacyl-ACP reductase FabG, translated to MFKRFEGRTVLVTGGSTGIGRGIALRAAAEGAAVIVNFAHGDALAAETLALIADRGGSAIAHKADVSNRAAVQDMIDRIAVAYGRLDVLITSHGIVRRGKLAEISDAMWDDVLDLNLKGTFLACQAAAEVMLRRGQGSIVNISSMRGIEGSATSCHYAAAKAGVIALTKSLARELAPVIRVNSVAPGYVDTRIQAELTPQQREKIIADTPLKRFGSPEDIAAAALFLASDDAGFITGQTVLADGGRVTC